Proteins co-encoded in one Longimicrobiaceae bacterium genomic window:
- a CDS encoding class I SAM-dependent methyltransferase — MAERASSGTAVGVALLRAVHQVLDGEPKILDDPIALRLLDPAASDHIRKHAERFAGDGARALRSHVVLRSRFAEDRLAEAVARGVRQYVVLGAGLDTFAYRQPAWARELAIFEIDHPASQDEKRRRLAAGGIAIPGNVRHVAVDFELEPLPDALVRGGVDVTAPVFFTWLGVLMYLTEAAGDAVLRAVSALVPGTEIVFTFSQPEAPRPSAAPSLAQRAAEIGEPWLTRSDPRELEAKLRAFGFSRAGFLEPADAAALYFRGRTDGLPPPRRASIAWARV, encoded by the coding sequence GTGGCGGAGAGGGCGTCGAGCGGGACGGCGGTTGGAGTGGCCCTGCTGCGGGCGGTGCACCAGGTGCTGGACGGCGAGCCGAAGATCCTGGACGATCCCATCGCCCTCCGGCTGCTCGATCCCGCCGCGAGCGACCACATCCGCAAGCATGCGGAGCGGTTCGCGGGAGATGGGGCGCGGGCGCTGCGATCGCACGTGGTGCTGCGGTCGCGGTTCGCGGAGGACCGGCTGGCCGAGGCCGTCGCGCGCGGGGTGCGCCAGTACGTGGTGCTGGGTGCGGGCCTGGACACGTTCGCGTACCGCCAGCCGGCGTGGGCGCGCGAGCTGGCGATCTTCGAGATCGACCATCCGGCTAGCCAGGACGAGAAGCGCAGGCGCCTCGCGGCCGGCGGGATCGCCATCCCCGGCAACGTGCGGCACGTCGCGGTGGATTTCGAGCTGGAGCCGCTGCCCGACGCGCTCGTCCGCGGCGGGGTCGATGTCACGGCGCCCGTGTTCTTCACCTGGCTCGGCGTGCTGATGTACCTCACCGAAGCCGCGGGCGATGCTGTCCTCCGCGCCGTCTCCGCGCTGGTGCCGGGCACGGAGATCGTCTTCACCTTCTCGCAGCCCGAAGCACCTCGCCCATCCGCCGCTCCGTCGCTGGCACAGCGCGCCGCGGAGATCGGCGAGCCGTGGCTCACCCGCAGCGATCCGCGCGAGCTGGAAGCGAAGCTCCGCGCGTTCGGCTTCTCCCGCGCCGGCTTCCTGGAACCCGCAGACGCAGCCGCGCTCTACTTCCGCGGCCGCACGGACGGCCTTCCTCCGCCGCGCCGGGCGAGCATCGCCTGGGCAAGGGTGTGA
- a CDS encoding RNA polymerase sigma factor: MVAEIHAESTSAGVPPLVRRAQEGDTAAFERLYRENADRVFALCLRIAGDRGRAEELTQDVFVRAWEKLGSFQGKSAFSTWLHRLAVNVVLGDKRSEGVRVSRIFGADDPAAFERPGRTMDPGHAIDLERAVATLPKGARTAFVLHDVEGYKHEEIAQMHGWAVGTCKAQLHRARKLLREALER, from the coding sequence ATGGTGGCTGAAATACACGCGGAAAGCACCTCCGCCGGCGTTCCGCCGCTGGTGCGCCGCGCCCAGGAGGGCGACACGGCCGCGTTCGAGAGGCTGTACCGCGAGAACGCGGACCGGGTGTTCGCGCTGTGCCTGCGCATTGCCGGCGACCGGGGCCGGGCCGAGGAGCTGACGCAGGACGTGTTCGTTCGGGCCTGGGAGAAGCTGGGCTCGTTCCAGGGCAAGAGCGCCTTCTCCACATGGCTGCACCGGCTGGCGGTGAACGTGGTGCTGGGTGACAAGCGCAGCGAGGGCGTGCGGGTGTCGCGCATCTTCGGGGCGGACGACCCCGCGGCCTTCGAGCGGCCGGGGAGGACGATGGACCCGGGGCACGCGATAGACCTGGAGCGGGCGGTGGCCACGCTGCCCAAGGGAGCACGCACGGCGTTCGTGCTGCACGACGTGGAAGGCTACAAGCACGAGGAGATCGCGCAGATGCACGGCTGGGCCGTGGGGACCTGCAAGGCGCAGCTGCACCGCGCGAGGAAGCTCTTGAGAGAGGCGCTGGAACGATGA